A window from Carassius gibelio isolate Cgi1373 ecotype wild population from Czech Republic chromosome B3, carGib1.2-hapl.c, whole genome shotgun sequence encodes these proteins:
- the LOC127952711 gene encoding gastrula zinc finger protein XlCGF57.1-like isoform X3 has protein sequence MKELKSEFIKEESENISDLEPCRIKHTEEELRDPKEENEEIEVEEKHHVKPEEKPLSHLNSKNIFLKETRAEESSTCTQCGEHFKNERSLENHMRVHTKEKPHSSFKSHQKTHTGVKDHVCLECGKSFTWATHLKQHQRFHTGEKPYKCSHCDKRFSWIANLKTHEQIHSREKTHTCDLCGKSFTSKKRVRVHMKIHTGEKPYTCDQCGKSFTQSSYLKGHMRIHTGEKPYTCDQCGKSFIQSSYLKGHMRIHTGEKPYTCDQCGNSFSLKNSFDVHMRIHTGENLHACDQCGKTFLRSTALKKHLTVHTKERPHLCSLCGKSFSLLQSLKSHQKLHNTVRDHVCFECGKTFALVNHLKQHLMIHTGEKPHKCSHCDKRFAQSANLKRHEQIHTGEKPYACDHCDKTFLLSTSLKTHLAVHTGEKPYSCSLCGKSFSLLKRLKSHQKTHTDVRAHVCFECGKTFTLVNHLKQHQKTHSGEKPYKCSNCDKRFSQLGNLKKHMKIHTGDKPYKCSHCAKTFSQSANLKRHEQIHSREKPHKY, from the exons ATGAAAGAGCTGAAAtctgagtttattaaagaggaaagTGAGAACATTAGTGATTTAGAACCCTGCAgaatcaaacacactgaagaagaACTGAGAG aCCCTAAAGAAGAGAACGAGGAGATTGAAGTGGAGGAGAAACATCATGTCAAACCTGAAGAAAAACCTTTGAGTCacttgaattcaaaaaatatatttttaaaggaaaCAAGAGCTGAGGAATCTTccacctgcactcagtgtggagaGCATTTCAAAAACGAACGAAGTCTTGAgaatcacatgagagttcacactaaAGAGAAGCCACATTCAAGTTTTAAATCGCATCAGAAAACACATACTGGTGTAAAAGATCATGTGTGCTTAGAGTGTGGGAAGTCATTTACTTGGGCAACACACTTAAAACAGCACCAGAGgttccacactggagaaaaaccttataagtgttcacactgtgataaGAGATTCAGTTGGAtagcaaatctgaaaacacatgagcaGATCCACAgcagagagaaaacacacacatgtgaTTTGTGCGGCAAGAGCTTCACTAGCAAAAAACGTGTTAGAGTCCATATgaagatccacactggagaaaaaccataCACTTGTgatcaatgtggaaagagtttcactcaaTCATCATACCTTAAAGGAcacatgaggatccacactggagaaaaaccatacacatgtgatcaatgtggaaagagttttattcAATCATCATACCTTAAAGGAcacatgaggatccacactggagagaagccatacacatgtgatcaatgtggAAACAGTTTCTCATTAAAAAACAGTTTTGATGTTcacatgaggatccacactggagaaaatcTACATGCTTGTGACCAATGCGGCAAAACGTTTCTTAGGTCAACTGCTCTGAAGAAACACCTGACAGTTCATACAAAGGAAAGGCCACATTTGTGTTCtttatgtggaaagagtttttcactgCTGCAAAGTTTAAAATCACATCAGAAATTACACAACACTGTGAGAGATCATGTGTGCTTCGAGTGTGGGAAGACTTTTGCTTTGGTAAACCATTTAAAACAGCACCTgatgattcacactggagagaaacctcacaagtgttcacactgtgacaagagatttgcTCAGTCAGCaaatctgaaaagacatgagcagatccacactggagagaaaccatatgcATGTGATCATTGTGACAAAACATTTCTTCTGTCAACATCCCTGAAGACACACCTGGCAGTTCATACGGGGGAAAAACCATATTCATGTTCcttatgtggaaagagtttttcactgCTGAAAAGAttaaaatcacatcagaaaacaCATACTGATGTGAGAGCACATGTGTGCTTTGAGTGTGGAAAGACTTTTACTTTGGTAAACCATTTAAAACAGCACCAGAAGACTCactctggagagaaaccttacaagtgttcaaactgtgataagagattcagtcagttagGAAATTTGAAAAAACATATGAAGATTCACACCGGAGataaaccttacaagtgttcacactgtgccAAGACATTCAGTCAGTCAGCaaatctgaaaagacatgagCAAATCCACAGCAGAGAGAAACCTCACAAGTATTAA